The Metabacillus sediminilitoris genome window below encodes:
- a CDS encoding TolB-like translocation protein has protein sequence MKKNKKMRWLIGISLLLLVTSIIYSVFRDRDPYKYYTGLGSELAISPNDEKLAFSYFLDGFEAIYMADPDGGNVTKISKENEGRFHTPRFSSDGKQLLFLSADHEGIQTLMIMNVDGSKSKQISDNDLHIIDAVFSPTGEMIYYIAMPAEDYKKAEGETKEGYDLYMIDRNGEEGRQLTNKDHFTMNDLSISKDGAEVYYSLFDGNIEQIYSYHIEENKEAKVKEGIKGDMYASVFSPDKQFLIYTAVTEESKNSSLFEYELFSKSLETNETKRLTNLKANIQSPVFFHHTNKLAFLVYKNWPNDPAEYQLMTVSINGGEPEFIDLNLPASEKSHWLMKTFDFLLNEKAIAVYYVLLLGSITVSLQRRSGRVFLPALISLGLAVFAFIGSFVIAAIMNPWVGIAVGMVAITLFLCSLLLNLFAFIIKRFVKPI, from the coding sequence TTGAAAAAAAATAAAAAAATGAGATGGTTGATTGGGATTAGCTTATTATTGCTCGTCACATCGATCATTTATAGCGTATTCCGTGATCGTGATCCATATAAATATTACACAGGTTTAGGAAGTGAACTTGCGATATCGCCTAATGATGAAAAGCTTGCTTTCTCTTATTTTCTCGATGGATTTGAAGCAATCTATATGGCTGATCCTGATGGAGGGAATGTAACTAAAATCAGTAAAGAAAACGAAGGCAGATTTCATACGCCGCGATTTTCTTCAGATGGGAAACAGCTCTTATTTTTATCAGCAGATCATGAAGGTATACAGACACTTATGATCATGAATGTGGATGGCAGCAAGAGCAAGCAAATATCGGACAATGATCTTCATATCATTGATGCGGTATTCTCGCCAACGGGTGAAATGATTTATTATATTGCCATGCCTGCCGAGGATTACAAAAAGGCGGAAGGGGAAACAAAGGAAGGCTACGATCTTTATATGATAGATCGTAATGGAGAAGAAGGCCGGCAGTTAACGAATAAGGATCATTTTACAATGAATGATCTTTCTATTTCCAAGGATGGAGCGGAAGTGTATTACAGTTTGTTTGATGGGAATATAGAACAGATTTATTCCTATCATATAGAGGAAAACAAAGAAGCAAAGGTGAAAGAGGGAATTAAGGGAGATATGTATGCTTCCGTGTTTTCTCCAGATAAACAATTTCTTATTTATACGGCAGTGACGGAAGAATCTAAAAATAGCTCTCTGTTCGAATATGAGTTATTTAGTAAAAGTCTTGAAACAAATGAAACAAAAAGGCTCACAAATTTAAAGGCAAATATTCAGTCGCCAGTCTTTTTTCATCACACGAATAAACTTGCATTTTTGGTGTACAAGAACTGGCCGAATGATCCTGCCGAATATCAGCTTATGACGGTTTCGATCAATGGCGGGGAACCAGAGTTCATCGACTTAAACCTCCCTGCTTCTGAAAAAAGTCATTGGCTGATGAAAACATTTGATTTCTTATTGAATGAAAAAGCGATTGCGGTTTATTATGTGTTACTTTTAGGAAGTATAACGGTTTCTTTACAAAGAAGGTCAGGGAGAGTGTTTCTGCCTGCGCTCATTAGTTTAGGTCTCGCAGTATTCGCTTTTATTGGCAGTTTTGTAATAGCTGCTATTATGAATCCGTGGGTTGGAATTGCTGTTGGCATGGTGGCAATTACGCTCTTTCTTTGTTCGCTTCTTTTAAACTTATTTGCTTTTATCATAAAACGATTTGTAAAACCGATTTAA
- the nfsA gene encoding oxygen-insensitive NADPH nitroreductase: MNQVIETLQNHRSIRKFDDRALTDEQIHTIIKSAQAASTSSFVQAYSIIGVKDKQKKAQLAELAGGQTYVENNGHFFIFCADLYRHQLIAEKYGQDNKAVLESTEKFMVAVIDATLAAQNAVIAAESMGLGAVYIGGLRNQLNEVCDLIKTPPLVLPLFGVAVGYPAHQPDQKQRLPLEQVYHEDVYQQDKDMYLEQLEKYDQDISQYYDKRTNGQRKDTWTGQMASMLSKPTRMYMKEFVAKKGFNKQ, from the coding sequence ATGAATCAGGTTATTGAAACATTGCAAAATCATCGTTCAATAAGAAAGTTTGATGATAGAGCGTTAACAGATGAACAAATTCATACCATCATAAAAAGTGCACAAGCAGCATCTACATCAAGCTTTGTTCAAGCATACTCAATTATTGGTGTAAAAGATAAGCAGAAAAAGGCTCAGTTGGCTGAATTAGCAGGTGGTCAAACATATGTTGAAAATAATGGCCATTTCTTCATTTTTTGTGCTGATCTCTATCGTCATCAATTGATTGCAGAGAAATATGGACAAGATAATAAGGCTGTGTTAGAAAGTACAGAAAAATTCATGGTAGCTGTTATTGACGCTACACTTGCTGCACAAAATGCTGTGATTGCTGCCGAGTCAATGGGACTAGGGGCTGTGTATATCGGCGGCTTAAGGAATCAGCTAAATGAGGTATGTGACCTGATCAAAACGCCGCCACTCGTTCTGCCCCTCTTCGGCGTTGCGGTTGGGTACCCTGCCCATCAACCAGATCAAAAACAACGTTTACCACTTGAGCAAGTGTATCATGAGGATGTGTATCAGCAAGATAAGGACATGTATTTAGAACAACTAGAAAAATATGATCAAGATATCTCTCAGTATTATGACAAACGAACAAATGGGCAAAGAAAAGACACATGGACTGGGCAGATGGCAAGCATGCTATCTAAGCCAACGCGTATGTATATGAAGGAATTTGTAGCAAAGAAGGGTTTTAATAAACAGTAG
- a CDS encoding MFS transporter, whose protein sequence is MKTTQEISRRKLLGVAGLGWMFDAMDVGILSFVIAALHKDWNLTTEQMGWIGSVNSIGMAVGALLFGLMADRVGRKNVFIFTLLLFSVGSGLSAFVTSLSLFLILRFFIGMGLGGELPVASTLVSESVPAHERGKIVVLLESFWAGGWLIAALISYFVIPSFGWQAALILTALPAFYALYLRMKLPDSPRFRAMNVSKQKESSFVKIAKVWAKPYMKQTTMLWILWFSVVFSYYGMFLWLPSVMVMKGFSLIQSFQYVLIMTLAQLPGYFAAAYLIERTGRKFVLVTFLIGTAVSAYFFGNAETLPLLLTSGIFLSFFNLGAWGALYAYSPEHYPTEIRGTGTGLAAAFGRVGGILGPLLVGYLVAAEVSIDSIFLIFGIAILIGALAVLFLGEETKKKELV, encoded by the coding sequence ATGAAGACTACGCAAGAAATATCTAGAAGAAAATTACTTGGTGTAGCCGGTTTGGGCTGGATGTTTGATGCGATGGATGTGGGAATTCTCTCATTTGTTATTGCTGCTTTGCATAAGGATTGGAATTTAACGACAGAACAAATGGGCTGGATCGGAAGTGTCAATTCAATTGGGATGGCAGTGGGTGCTTTGCTATTCGGATTAATGGCCGATCGGGTTGGCCGGAAGAATGTATTTATTTTTACTCTTCTTTTATTCTCAGTCGGAAGTGGTTTATCGGCTTTTGTGACGTCCTTATCGTTATTTCTCATTTTACGCTTTTTCATTGGTATGGGATTAGGTGGCGAGCTTCCAGTAGCATCCACACTTGTATCTGAAAGTGTTCCAGCACATGAGCGCGGTAAAATCGTTGTGTTGTTAGAGAGTTTTTGGGCTGGCGGCTGGTTAATTGCAGCACTTATATCTTATTTTGTTATTCCTAGCTTCGGTTGGCAGGCAGCGTTAATTTTGACGGCATTACCTGCATTTTATGCTTTATATTTACGGATGAAGCTTCCTGACTCACCTCGTTTTCGCGCAATGAATGTGTCGAAACAAAAGGAATCTTCTTTTGTAAAGATTGCGAAGGTATGGGCGAAACCTTATATGAAGCAAACGACCATGCTTTGGATTTTATGGTTCAGTGTTGTCTTCTCTTATTATGGGATGTTTTTATGGCTGCCAAGTGTCATGGTAATGAAAGGCTTTAGTTTGATTCAAAGCTTTCAATATGTCTTAATTATGACTCTTGCCCAATTGCCGGGATACTTTGCTGCTGCTTATTTGATTGAACGAACTGGGCGGAAATTTGTTTTAGTGACATTTTTAATTGGGACAGCGGTTAGCGCCTATTTCTTTGGAAATGCAGAAACATTGCCGCTATTGCTCACTTCAGGAATCTTTTTATCGTTCTTTAACCTTGGCGCATGGGGTGCTTTATATGCCTATTCACCAGAACACTATCCAACGGAAATTCGTGGAACAGGCACTGGTTTAGCGGCAGCATTTGGCAGGGTTGGCGGAATCTTAGGACCGTTACTTGTTGGATACTTAGTTGCAGCAGAGGTTTCGATTGATTCAATCTTCCTGATCTTTGGAATCGCGATTTTAATTGGTGCGTTAGCTGTTTTATTTTTAGGGGAAGAAACGAAGAAAAAAGAATTAGTATAA
- a CDS encoding spore morphogenesis/germination protein YwcE, translated as MDVFFAYLLIATSTPLFLWKERRTLAIMHIPVVIAMWAVFISNMNADFGIVGDTIFILAFVLNVFIAHMTVFHLFVVPFFKMLKNQKKVFR; from the coding sequence ATGGATGTATTTTTCGCTTATTTATTAATTGCAACGTCTACCCCATTGTTTTTATGGAAAGAAAGAAGAACACTTGCGATTATGCATATACCAGTCGTTATCGCCATGTGGGCAGTATTTATTTCAAATATGAATGCCGATTTCGGTATCGTCGGAGATACCATTTTCATTCTTGCATTTGTGCTTAACGTCTTTATCGCACATATGACTGTGTTCCACTTATTCGTTGTACCGTTCTTTAAAATGTTAAAAAATCAGAAAAAAGTTTTTCGTTAA
- a CDS encoding extracellular solute-binding protein has product MVTILDIAKAAGVSHGTVSNVLNGKGNVSSKKMELVLKAAEELGYNLNKNAKVLRSGDSQTIIIILPTLALDEFATFYESALKEATARDYQVKLFCTYDNPIKELEVIKEIIKERPSGIMAVSSLEDANEYYQQLSINKSDIIFINRRPLNALEFISFDFKKAGMDMANYMNLFDGKIIGVFTDETKHSNESDFISSFLNQINNKNIVISQSNMAHEYENAFNMIQSTSFDFIITTNVSKAVMLLKAYHYGSSKPLPKIIAMAPFKNTYSNEILYYFQDYGYMGVSLVKKIILNIHLKDKSHSKIYDNIGFLEKHLSYNKYESQINILTIESPTTKALMKVIPHFEKNTNIRVNLDIKKNSDIFEIIRDDEKWKSYDIIRLDVVGLSWYGQKIYKNLQGLNKNLDHVLDNLPYFLKDYYANINDVTYALPFDVSIQMLFYRKDIFENEIVKRKYFEKTKSELKIPKNFTAYNEILKFFNESDFDSIKDVNGASMITGNSGTIATEYLLRYYSLKGVLLNDSEIKLDVDIAKNAMELIYENYRNSKVIESNWWGEEVKAFVDGKTAMVIGFMNHLSVVSQSNIKDSIGIANVPGDTPLLGGGILGITKPTDKLNESIEFLNWLNSNEISEQITLLGGNSASYFLSNSSVVQTMYPWLNKAKKTIMNGKRENTFENGQSIDLKQAEEVIGKYILQLLKEEQPDYDQYVAKINEELEAKQEELITQY; this is encoded by the coding sequence ATGGTAACAATTTTAGATATTGCTAAGGCAGCGGGTGTTTCACACGGTACCGTTTCAAATGTGCTGAATGGCAAAGGAAATGTTAGCTCTAAAAAAATGGAGCTTGTACTAAAAGCTGCTGAAGAACTAGGATACAATCTAAACAAAAATGCTAAAGTTTTACGTTCAGGCGATAGCCAAACAATTATTATTATATTACCAACCCTTGCTTTAGATGAATTTGCCACATTTTATGAAAGTGCATTAAAAGAGGCTACAGCAAGAGATTACCAAGTGAAATTGTTCTGTACCTATGATAATCCAATCAAAGAATTAGAAGTTATAAAGGAAATTATTAAAGAGAGACCTTCAGGGATAATGGCAGTCTCTTCGTTAGAGGATGCTAATGAATACTATCAACAACTTTCAATTAATAAAAGCGATATTATTTTTATCAATCGCCGCCCGTTAAATGCCTTGGAGTTTATCTCTTTTGACTTCAAAAAAGCAGGTATGGACATGGCAAATTATATGAATCTTTTTGATGGGAAAATCATTGGTGTGTTTACTGATGAAACGAAACATTCTAACGAAAGCGACTTTATTTCATCATTTTTAAATCAAATAAACAATAAAAACATCGTGATTTCACAATCAAATATGGCCCATGAATATGAAAATGCTTTTAATATGATACAAAGTACGTCATTTGATTTTATTATTACTACAAATGTCTCTAAAGCAGTTATGCTATTAAAGGCTTATCATTATGGATCATCCAAACCTTTACCTAAAATTATTGCGATGGCACCTTTTAAAAATACGTATAGTAACGAAATTCTTTATTATTTTCAAGATTATGGATATATGGGTGTGAGTTTGGTTAAGAAAATTATTCTTAATATTCATTTGAAAGACAAAAGCCATTCAAAAATATACGATAATATCGGGTTTTTAGAAAAACATTTAAGTTATAACAAATACGAATCACAAATCAATATACTAACAATTGAATCACCAACAACTAAAGCTTTAATGAAAGTGATTCCACATTTTGAAAAAAATACAAATATCCGAGTCAATTTAGATATTAAAAAGAATAGCGACATATTTGAAATCATTAGAGATGACGAAAAGTGGAAAAGCTACGACATTATACGGTTAGACGTTGTGGGACTATCTTGGTATGGTCAAAAAATTTATAAAAATTTACAAGGCTTGAATAAAAACTTGGATCATGTATTAGATAATTTGCCATACTTCCTAAAAGATTATTATGCAAATATTAATGACGTAACCTATGCACTGCCGTTTGATGTAAGTATCCAAATGCTTTTCTATAGAAAAGATATTTTTGAAAATGAAATTGTAAAAAGAAAATATTTTGAAAAAACGAAATCAGAATTAAAGATACCAAAGAATTTTACTGCTTATAATGAAATATTGAAATTCTTTAATGAAAGTGATTTTGATTCAATAAAAGATGTAAATGGAGCGTCGATGATTACGGGGAATTCAGGGACGATAGCTACTGAATATTTACTGAGATATTATTCCCTTAAAGGCGTATTGCTAAATGATTCTGAAATAAAGCTAGATGTAGATATTGCAAAAAACGCTATGGAATTAATTTATGAAAATTATCGAAATTCTAAAGTTATCGAATCAAATTGGTGGGGAGAAGAAGTGAAGGCCTTCGTAGACGGTAAAACGGCAATGGTCATTGGCTTTATGAACCACTTATCCGTTGTTTCCCAAAGTAATATTAAAGATTCAATCGGAATAGCAAATGTACCAGGAGATACACCATTATTAGGCGGAGGGATTCTTGGTATCACGAAACCAACAGACAAGCTAAATGAAAGTATTGAATTTTTAAATTGGTTGAATAGCAATGAAATTTCAGAGCAAATTACCTTATTAGGAGGAAATTCAGCAAGTTATTTCTTATCTAATAGTTCAGTCGTCCAAACAATGTATCCTTGGCTAAATAAAGCAAAGAAGACCATTATGAATGGAAAAAGGGAAAATACATTTGAAAATGGCCAAAGTATCGATTTAAAGCAAGCAGAAGAAGTCATCGGAAAATACATTCTGCAATTGCTAAAAGAAGAACAGCCTGACTATGATCAATATGTAGCAAAAATAAATGAAGAACTTGAAGCGAAGCAGGAAGAATTGATCACTCAATATTAA
- a CDS encoding inositol monophosphatase family protein: MEDLQKMHNQIVEWLNEIVPIIKRSLSEELKIEIKRDRKDLVTNIDKMVQDFLIQKITEAYPTHMIIGEESQELIISDNREHVWIIDPIDGTANFVKQQDHFCILIAYYENDIGKLGYIFDVMNDDLYYAIENNGAFLNNEKLPSPEEISLQEGLISGDIRDWVGKECLERLAEESFDIRYFGCGGIDSIHVITGKFAAFATSKSGPWDLAAQLIFAKELGLKVSHFNGSHLHYLDRGDWILSNKGAFDDLIEILKGW, from the coding sequence ATGGAAGACTTACAAAAAATGCATAATCAAATTGTTGAATGGTTAAACGAAATTGTTCCAATCATTAAACGTTCACTATCAGAAGAGTTAAAAATTGAAATAAAAAGAGATCGCAAGGATCTAGTGACAAATATTGATAAAATGGTTCAAGATTTCCTTATTCAAAAAATTACCGAAGCATATCCAACACATATGATTATTGGTGAAGAATCGCAGGAATTAATCATAAGTGATAATCGAGAGCATGTTTGGATCATTGATCCGATTGACGGTACTGCAAACTTTGTGAAACAACAAGATCATTTTTGTATTTTGATTGCTTACTATGAAAATGACATCGGAAAGCTTGGTTATATTTTCGATGTCATGAATGATGATTTATATTATGCAATTGAAAATAATGGAGCCTTTTTAAATAATGAAAAATTACCAAGTCCGGAAGAGATTTCATTACAGGAAGGACTTATTTCAGGAGACATTCGGGATTGGGTTGGCAAAGAGTGCTTAGAACGATTAGCAGAGGAATCTTTTGACATTCGTTATTTTGGCTGTGGAGGCATTGATAGCATTCATGTTATTACAGGTAAGTTTGCAGCATTTGCCACATCCAAATCAGGGCCTTGGGATTTAGCGGCACAGCTTATTTTTGCGAAGGAATTAGGATTGAAAGTTTCGCATTTTAATGGTAGCCATCTACATTATTTAGATCGTGGTGATTGGATTCTTTCTAATAAAGGAGCATTTGACGACTTAATAGAGATATTAAAAGGCTGGTAA
- a CDS encoding glycerophosphodiester phosphodiesterase family protein, giving the protein MKIIKEKLENNLFLIAVHRGSSMGNVVENTIPAFHAGVQSGSDILEIDIIRSTDGKFYIFHDGNEKRLLGLDRNIKTMDSSEIDSCNYRNNNGTVVNVKVEKLEDVLNAFKGDILINLDRSWEYWDTLLPFLDQFNMEDQILLKSPVQKSWLNVLDAHQVKYSFIPIIKNLSDIEEMESYKNINMIGMEIIAEDQESPFFRDETIKTIKDKDLLIWINAIRLDDQNILYAGFDDDASIMKGKEHGWQKLVDKGADMIQTDWPSLLYNYREKLKLTK; this is encoded by the coding sequence ATGAAGATCATCAAAGAAAAACTAGAAAACAATCTATTTTTAATTGCAGTTCATCGTGGTAGCAGCATGGGGAATGTTGTTGAAAATACAATACCTGCTTTTCATGCAGGCGTTCAATCTGGTTCAGATATTTTAGAAATTGATATTATCCGTTCGACGGATGGGAAGTTTTATATTTTCCATGACGGTAATGAAAAAAGGTTATTAGGACTAGACCGCAATATAAAAACAATGGATTCTAGTGAGATCGATTCATGTAATTATCGAAATAACAATGGTACTGTTGTGAATGTTAAAGTTGAAAAATTGGAAGATGTGTTGAATGCATTTAAAGGCGACATTCTTATCAATCTTGATCGTTCTTGGGAATATTGGGATACACTTCTCCCATTTCTTGATCAGTTTAATATGGAAGACCAAATTCTATTAAAATCTCCAGTTCAAAAGAGTTGGTTGAACGTTCTTGATGCTCACCAAGTAAAATATTCGTTTATACCGATTATTAAAAATCTATCAGATATTGAAGAAATGGAATCTTATAAAAATATTAATATGATTGGCATGGAAATTATTGCGGAAGATCAGGAAAGTCCATTTTTCCGAGATGAAACAATCAAAACGATCAAAGATAAAGATTTATTGATTTGGATTAATGCGATTCGTCTTGATGATCAAAATATTTTATATGCAGGATTTGATGATGATGCTTCAATCATGAAAGGAAAGGAACATGGTTGGCAAAAGCTTGTAGACAAAGGGGCTGATATGATTCAAACAGATTGGCCGAGTCTATTATATAACTATAGAGAAAAACTTAAGCTTACCAAGTAA
- a CDS encoding ABC transporter permease yields MNKFINTHIQNKLYLWVVGIILTWFITTFLILPNVNILYTTFFAEGVFSLEPFQKLLSSERAMKSLANSFLLGITLVFTVNIVGIFLVLVTDYFDIKGAKILRLGYFTTMIYGGLILVAGYQFIYGNTGFLTTLLVKIFPNMNPDWFVGYPAVVFVMTFACTTNHIIFLSNAIKSIDYQTVEAAKNMGASPLGILTKIVLPVLQPVLTTLSVLLFATGLGAMSAPLIVGGEDFQTISPMILTFANSMSSRDLAALLAIFLGVSQIVLLYFITRAEKKGFYMSVSKVKTKIVKQKIENKAANFIVHFFGYVLFAIYVLPIAAVIIFSFTDTYSISTGTLSWDHFTLENYAKILTDASAYEPFVISIIYSGLTAIIVVAAMLFVARLIHKYNNKLTTALEYLFHIPWLIPGILMALGLIITFDKPMSIIGNIVLTGTLGLLLIAYVIEKIPFTLRILKAAYYSFDSSLEDAAKNLGAGSFYTFIRVIIPIVLPTTLAILALNFNSLLADYDLTVFLYHPLYQPLGIVIRNNTDPTASIDAKAMNFVYSVILMVISAIVIYFVYGKGSKKKNIL; encoded by the coding sequence ATGAATAAATTTATAAACACTCATATTCAAAATAAACTCTATCTTTGGGTTGTCGGGATCATTCTCACTTGGTTTATTACAACCTTTCTCATTCTCCCAAATGTAAATATTCTTTATACAACATTTTTTGCAGAGGGTGTCTTTTCCTTAGAGCCATTTCAAAAATTGTTATCATCTGAAAGAGCAATGAAAAGTTTAGCTAATAGCTTTCTATTAGGGATTACATTAGTTTTCACTGTAAACATCGTTGGCATTTTCCTAGTGTTAGTTACAGATTATTTTGACATCAAAGGTGCCAAAATCTTAAGACTCGGGTATTTTACAACCATGATCTATGGGGGACTCATTTTAGTAGCTGGATACCAATTTATTTACGGAAATACAGGATTTTTAACGACATTATTAGTGAAAATCTTTCCTAATATGAATCCGGATTGGTTTGTCGGTTATCCTGCGGTTGTGTTTGTAATGACCTTTGCTTGCACGACAAATCATATTATCTTTCTTTCCAATGCCATTAAAAGCATTGATTATCAAACGGTTGAAGCAGCAAAAAATATGGGAGCATCCCCTTTGGGAATTCTCACCAAAATTGTTCTGCCTGTTTTACAACCAGTATTAACGACATTATCCGTTTTGTTATTTGCAACAGGTCTTGGTGCGATGTCTGCTCCGTTAATCGTAGGCGGAGAAGACTTTCAGACGATTAGCCCAATGATTTTAACATTTGCGAATAGTATGAGCTCAAGAGATCTTGCTGCATTGTTAGCAATCTTTTTAGGTGTTTCACAAATTGTTTTACTTTATTTCATAACAAGAGCTGAGAAAAAAGGATTTTATATGTCTGTTTCAAAAGTAAAAACGAAAATCGTGAAGCAAAAAATAGAAAATAAAGCTGCCAACTTTATTGTTCACTTTTTTGGATATGTTCTATTTGCGATCTATGTGCTGCCAATTGCAGCGGTTATTATTTTCTCTTTTACAGATACGTATAGCATCAGTACGGGAACACTTTCGTGGGATCATTTTACATTAGAGAATTACGCAAAAATTTTAACCGATGCATCAGCATATGAACCGTTTGTGATAAGTATTATTTATTCTGGGTTAACTGCCATCATTGTAGTAGCTGCGATGTTATTCGTTGCACGTTTAATTCATAAATACAACAATAAATTAACCACGGCATTAGAATATTTATTTCATATCCCATGGCTAATACCAGGTATTTTAATGGCGTTAGGTTTAATAATCACCTTTGATAAACCGATGTCAATTATCGGAAATATCGTTTTGACAGGAACATTAGGCTTGCTGTTAATTGCATATGTCATTGAAAAAATACCATTTACATTGCGGATTTTGAAGGCGGCTTATTACTCATTCGACAGCTCGCTTGAGGATGCAGCGAAAAATTTAGGTGCGGGCTCCTTTTATACATTTATTCGCGTGATTATACCAATTGTTTTACCGACAACTTTAGCGATACTGGCTTTAAACTTTAATAGTCTATTAGCAGATTATGATCTAACCGTGTTTTTATATCATCCATTGTATCAACCTCTTGGTATAGTGATTCGAAATAACACAGATCCAACAGCTTCGATTGATGCGAAGGCAATGAATTTTGTCTATTCCGTGATTTTAATGGTTATATCTGCAATTGTTATTTATTTTGTTTATGGTAAAGGCAGCAAAAAGAAAAATATATTGTAA
- a CDS encoding ABC transporter ATP-binding protein gives MISFQDIQVKFDDFIAIQNLNLDIKEGEFFTFLGPSGCGKTTTLRTLVGFITPTKGKIFVDGEDLTNTPIEKRQIGMVFQSYALFPTMSVYENIAFGLKVQKYKKEEIKKRVDEIAKVVDLKEDKLMKNVSELSGGQQQRVAIARALALAPKIIVLDEPLSNLDAKLRKQLRKELKKLQLEQGITTVYVTHDQEEALTLSDRVAVFNNGVVEQVGTPEEIYNQSKTEFVCNFIGEANSISEEVIDEISKRSGIKFDSAKKYYIRTEKIKTKILDSDNQSVELHAKVDSKEFYGTYSQYKYEVMGTSLINIEKEDGNFQYSEGDEVTLFINPKDILQY, from the coding sequence TTGATTAGTTTCCAAGATATACAAGTAAAATTTGATGATTTTATTGCGATACAAAATTTAAATCTAGATATAAAAGAAGGTGAATTTTTCACGTTTCTAGGACCTTCTGGTTGCGGGAAAACAACGACATTACGAACTTTAGTAGGATTTATTACCCCTACGAAAGGGAAGATCTTCGTTGATGGCGAGGATCTTACAAATACCCCGATTGAAAAACGACAAATTGGAATGGTCTTTCAAAGCTATGCTCTATTCCCGACAATGTCCGTTTATGAAAACATTGCTTTTGGTTTAAAAGTACAAAAATATAAAAAAGAAGAGATTAAAAAGCGCGTGGACGAAATTGCAAAAGTTGTCGATTTAAAAGAGGATAAGCTGATGAAAAATGTATCTGAATTATCAGGTGGTCAACAACAACGTGTTGCGATTGCGCGAGCATTGGCGCTTGCTCCAAAAATCATTGTATTAGATGAGCCTTTGTCAAATTTGGACGCAAAGCTGCGAAAGCAATTAAGAAAAGAACTGAAAAAATTGCAGCTCGAACAAGGGATTACCACGGTTTATGTGACACATGACCAAGAAGAAGCCTTAACATTGTCAGACCGTGTGGCTGTTTTTAATAATGGGGTTGTTGAGCAAGTTGGTACACCAGAGGAAATCTACAATCAGTCAAAAACAGAGTTTGTCTGTAATTTCATTGGTGAGGCAAATTCTATCAGCGAAGAAGTAATAGATGAAATTTCAAAAAGATCAGGGATTAAATTCGATTCAGCAAAAAAATATTATATTAGAACAGAAAAGATAAAAACGAAAATACTAGATAGTGATAACCAATCTGTTGAACTTCACGCAAAAGTAGACTCAAAAGAATTTTATGGCACATACTCTCAATATAAATATGAGGTAATGGGTACTTCCCTAATCAATATTGAGAAAGAAGATGGGAATTTTCAATATTCAGAGGGCGACGAAGTAACCTTGTTTATAAATCCAAAAGACATACTTCAATATTAG